The proteins below come from a single Demetria terragena DSM 11295 genomic window:
- the dcd gene encoding dCTP deaminase, protein MLLSDRHILAQVKAGRVRLDPYDAEMVQPSSIDIRLDRHFRLFDNHKYPYIDPAEEQPELTRALEVSGDEPFVLHPGEFVLGSTYEAVTLPDDIAARVEGKSSLGRLGLLTHATAGFVDPGFSGHVTLELSNVATLPIKLWPGMKIGQLCFFQLTSPAMHPYGSDATGSHYQGQRGPTASRSYERFQRSDLRPTE, encoded by the coding sequence GTGCTGCTTTCAGACCGCCACATTCTTGCCCAGGTCAAGGCTGGCCGGGTGCGCCTGGACCCCTACGACGCCGAGATGGTGCAGCCATCGAGCATCGACATTCGCCTCGACCGGCACTTTCGACTTTTCGACAACCACAAATATCCCTACATCGATCCGGCCGAAGAGCAGCCGGAGCTCACCCGCGCCCTGGAGGTCTCGGGAGATGAACCGTTCGTGCTGCATCCTGGCGAGTTCGTGCTGGGGTCGACCTATGAAGCGGTCACTCTCCCCGACGACATCGCCGCGCGCGTCGAAGGAAAGTCGAGCCTCGGTCGACTCGGGTTGCTGACGCACGCCACGGCCGGCTTTGTTGACCCTGGGTTCTCCGGCCACGTCACGCTCGAGCTCTCCAACGTGGCGACCCTGCCCATCAAACTGTGGCCCGGAATGAAGATTGGGCAGTTGTGTTTCTTCCAGCTCACCTCGCCAGCCATGCACCCCTACGGCAGCGACGCCACCGGCTCGCACTATCAGGGCCAGCGGGGCCCTACCGCGAGCCGGTCGTACGAACGCTTTCAGCGCAGCGACCTCCGCCCCACCGAATAA
- a CDS encoding AEC family transporter, protein MTEVLEGFATVGLVIALGAFLAHIRLVDDQARVVLARLAFFVASPALMVTTIGASDVSDVLSGNLVATAAGVLVPAAIYALVARLVWRREVGDTVIGALASSYVNAGNLGIPVAAYALGNASYVAPTLLLQLLVLQPLALAVLDADRGDRRISAKDLIVRPFTNPLTLGSLAGLALAITGWKLPFVLLHPVELVGSMAVPAMLIAYGIALRLGPGLGGGIPKGELVLTTMLKTVVQPLTAFVVAKFALGLDGHALLAVVVCSALPTAQNIYVHAARFDRATTLARDTILLTTTLAVPVIVGIAYVLG, encoded by the coding sequence GTGACAGAGGTTCTCGAGGGATTCGCCACAGTTGGGTTGGTCATCGCTCTGGGCGCATTCCTTGCGCATATTCGCCTTGTTGACGATCAAGCTCGCGTGGTGTTGGCGCGACTGGCCTTCTTCGTCGCTTCCCCTGCGCTGATGGTGACCACGATCGGTGCATCCGACGTGAGCGATGTGTTGTCCGGCAACCTCGTAGCCACGGCGGCCGGCGTCCTCGTTCCCGCAGCGATCTACGCCCTGGTCGCGCGCCTGGTGTGGCGGCGGGAGGTTGGCGACACCGTGATCGGCGCGCTCGCCAGTTCGTATGTCAACGCGGGCAATCTTGGAATCCCGGTGGCGGCGTACGCCCTGGGCAACGCGTCCTATGTTGCTCCCACGCTCTTGCTCCAACTCTTAGTCCTGCAGCCCCTCGCGCTTGCGGTGCTCGATGCTGATCGCGGCGATCGACGGATCTCAGCGAAGGACCTGATCGTGCGGCCCTTCACGAACCCGCTGACACTAGGAAGCCTTGCGGGTCTGGCTTTGGCTATTACCGGTTGGAAACTCCCGTTCGTGCTCCTGCACCCCGTCGAACTGGTGGGCTCTATGGCGGTTCCGGCCATGTTGATCGCGTACGGCATTGCTCTTCGCCTCGGTCCCGGCCTGGGCGGCGGGATTCCCAAGGGTGAACTCGTGCTCACCACGATGCTGAAGACGGTGGTGCAACCGTTGACCGCCTTTGTCGTGGCGAAATTCGCGCTAGGTCTGGACGGGCACGCGCTCCTGGCAGTCGTGGTGTGTTCGGCACTCCCCACGGCACAGAACATCTACGTGCATGCTGCCCGATTTGACCGGGCCACGACGCTTGCGCGGGACACGATTCTCCTCACGACAACCCTCGCGGTACCCGTGATCGTGGGAATCGCCTACGTGCTGGGCTAG
- the selB gene encoding selenocysteine-specific translation elongation factor gives MTRHVVATAGHVDHGKSTLIRALTGIETDRWAEERRRGLTIDLGFAWTALPSGRHVAFIDVPGHERFVANMLAGLGGATSVLFVVAADEGWSAQSDDHRDALRALGVERGVIAVTRCDRAPEEVEATSARARAELADTGLAEAPVVAVSGVNGAGLESLRAALDDMLATEPEPDPAARVRFWVDRSFTITGAGTVVTGTLLAGSIARGDELHLATADGLRSVTVRSIESEGARLEQIGPVVRTGLNLRGISAEEAHRGDLLLTPGAWNLTDTVDVRKVAGAAENVPEQVLGHVGSASIPLHARQFDADHLRLRLPRALPLVRGDRLVLRDPGRQGILAGVQVLDADPPELTRRGDASRRSVALAAATLSGTVHDEVARRGAVSLAHLRRLGLVDGAEEVPAGVRTVGEWWVQESTFAGWAREALAAVRADHERNPLSHGISRGSLVDRIGLPSPDLLSAVAREAGLDQDAGRVRLPGRPDDLGPAEPGIATLEVRLSSDPFDAPLADDLIELGLGVSDLAAAERAGRVLRLGEVVLLPSAPAQAMRELAALEQPFTTSQARQTLNTSRRVAIPLLEHLDRRGWTRRLDAGHREVVR, from the coding sequence ATGACCCGCCACGTCGTCGCCACGGCCGGGCACGTCGATCACGGGAAAAGCACCCTGATCCGGGCTCTGACCGGCATCGAGACTGACCGGTGGGCCGAAGAACGCCGCCGTGGGCTGACCATCGATCTCGGGTTCGCCTGGACCGCGCTCCCTTCCGGACGACACGTCGCCTTCATCGATGTGCCGGGGCACGAACGCTTCGTCGCAAACATGCTTGCCGGGCTCGGTGGAGCGACCTCGGTGCTCTTCGTCGTCGCCGCCGACGAAGGGTGGAGCGCTCAGTCCGACGATCATCGAGATGCGTTGCGCGCCTTAGGTGTAGAGCGCGGGGTTATCGCCGTCACCCGGTGCGACCGAGCGCCCGAAGAGGTCGAAGCAACCAGTGCTCGTGCGCGCGCCGAGCTCGCGGACACTGGTCTGGCGGAGGCACCCGTCGTCGCGGTCTCGGGCGTCAATGGCGCGGGATTGGAGTCGCTGCGCGCGGCACTGGACGACATGCTCGCGACCGAGCCCGAGCCAGACCCGGCGGCGCGCGTGCGCTTCTGGGTGGACCGGTCGTTCACGATCACCGGCGCCGGCACGGTCGTCACCGGCACTCTGCTGGCCGGGTCGATCGCGCGGGGCGACGAACTCCACCTCGCCACCGCCGACGGACTCCGGTCAGTCACGGTGCGGAGCATCGAGAGCGAAGGCGCGCGCCTGGAGCAGATCGGCCCGGTGGTGCGCACGGGGCTCAACCTGCGCGGCATCTCCGCCGAAGAGGCGCACCGCGGCGACCTGCTCCTCACCCCCGGTGCGTGGAATTTGACCGACACGGTCGACGTTCGGAAGGTCGCAGGCGCAGCAGAGAACGTCCCGGAGCAAGTGCTCGGCCACGTCGGGAGCGCCTCAATTCCGTTGCACGCCAGGCAGTTCGACGCTGACCACCTGCGCCTGCGACTGCCGCGAGCATTGCCCCTGGTGCGGGGCGACCGCCTGGTACTGCGCGATCCGGGGCGTCAGGGCATCTTGGCTGGCGTCCAGGTCCTCGACGCCGATCCGCCCGAACTGACTCGCCGTGGCGACGCCTCGCGACGGTCAGTCGCACTTGCCGCTGCGACCCTGTCCGGCACCGTGCACGACGAGGTCGCGCGACGCGGAGCGGTAAGCCTCGCGCATCTGCGCCGACTCGGACTCGTGGATGGGGCTGAGGAAGTGCCGGCCGGGGTGCGCACGGTCGGTGAGTGGTGGGTGCAGGAGTCGACCTTCGCGGGCTGGGCGCGGGAGGCCCTGGCCGCCGTACGCGCCGACCATGAACGAAACCCGTTGAGCCATGGGATTTCTCGCGGGTCTCTCGTTGACCGAATCGGTCTCCCTTCGCCAGATCTGCTGAGCGCCGTCGCGCGGGAAGCGGGTCTGGATCAGGACGCCGGGCGGGTACGACTCCCTGGCCGACCCGACGACCTCGGTCCCGCAGAGCCGGGCATTGCCACCCTGGAGGTCCGGCTCTCAAGTGATCCGTTCGACGCGCCCTTGGCCGATGACCTGATCGAGCTTGGCCTGGGAGTCTCAGATTTGGCCGCGGCCGAGCGGGCCGGTCGGGTGCTCCGGCTGGGGGAGGTCGTGCTGTTGCCCTCGGCGCCGGCCCAGGCGATGCGCGAATTGGCGGCGCTGGAGCAGCCGTTCACCACCAGCCAGGCACGGCAGACGCTCAACACTTCGCGTCGCGTCGCCATCCCGCTGCTGGAGCACCTAGACCGACGTGGGTGGACCCGCCGTCTCGACGCTGGGCATCGCGAAGTCGTCCGCTAG